The Cellulophaga lytica DSM 7489 nucleotide sequence AAATCTACCCCAGAAGAATGCAACACTGTAATTACCGCTAGTATGTATAAAAAGTACTTTAAGAAACTAAAAATGCTTAAAAACTTATTTTTATCATCTTGCGGGAGCTTAGCAATTACAATTTTATGTATTAATTTTAAAAGATAGGTAACAACAACAAGTACAATTATTATAATAAATAATGTCCCAATAGTGATGTCTACTTTATCACTATCTACCAATTTATAAGACATAAAATCCATTATGTACTTAAATATATCTTTTAAATCTTTCATACTAATATTTTAACCACTTGTACAAGTCTTTGTAGCTTGGTTTTTTACCATACATTAATATCCCTATTCTATAAATTTTAGCAGCTAACCAAACTATAGACAAAAATGTTACTATTAACAAAGCTATAGAAACTACCAATTGCCATATTGGCACACCACCTTCTCCTATACCAGAAGACAAACGCATTAGCATTACTATTGGCGACGTTAACGGAAATAAAGAAAAACCTACTGCCACTGGGCCGTGAGGATTACTAAACACCGATATAAAACCAACATAAATTGCTAGCATTAGCGGAGATATTACTGGCAACATAAACTGCTGTGTGTCTGTTTCATTATCTACAGCAGCACCAATTGCAGCATATATAGAACTGTATATTAAATATCCTAAAACAAAATATACCAAGAAAAAACTAAATAAAGAAACCCAAGGTATTTGCACAAACATATCTGCATATTTTTGCATATCATTTGGCATACTACTGTTTGCCATTTGCATAGCCTGAGCCTGTGGCAAATTAGCACCTCCGTTTTGCAAAGCACCAACATCTAAATCAAACACTAAAAAAACAATTAAAAACAATAGTGAACCAGACACCACCCAAATTATAAACTGAGTTACACCTGCTAAAGAGGTTCCTATTATTTTACCCATCATTAACTGAAAAGGTTTAACCGATGAAATAATAACCTCTATTACTCTACTTGTCTTTTCTTCAATAACACTACGCATTACAAAACTACCGTATATAATAATAAACATCATTATTAAATACCCAAAGCCACCACCAATTATAGCGTTAAGCTCATTTAACCCTTTTAAATTTTCTTTACCTTGAAAAGTAGCCGTGTGTATAGAAAAGTTTTTACTAATAGCACTATATTGCTCTTGCGAAACCCCTAATTGCTCTAATCTTTTTTGTTTAAGACGGTACTGAAAAATATCTTCTAAATCATCTAAAAAACCATCTGTAGGAGACTCTTTAGAAAAAAAGTAAGCTGAATTAGCAACCTCTTCTAACGTATTGCCATTTGGTATAAACACCAAACCATAATACCCAAGTTGCTCTGTAGAGTCTTTTGCTTGTTCTAAACTTAGATTTTTTAAACGTACAACAGATGTACTTTCTGTGTTGTTAAAATCTTCAGTAAAAAAGCTACTTTCGTTTAAAACTGTAATTACTCTTTTATCACTGTCATTTAGCATAGCCAAATACAATACCAAAGCAACCATACCTACCATTAAAATAGGACTTAAAAAAGTCATTATTATAAACGACTTATTTTTTACTTTAGCTAAATACTCCCTTTTTATAATTAAGCCTAATTTACCCACTACTTTGTTTTGCTTTTTACGGTTTGTATAAAAATATCGTTTGCAGACGGTATAGTTTCTACAAAGTGGTTTACTTTTCCTTTTTCTGATAAATACCCTAATAACGCACCAGTATCATTAGAAGGCAGTTGTATTTTAAAATTTAACTGTTCATCTTGTACGTTGTATGATGGTGTCCAGATTTTATGTTTTTCTTCTAACTTTTTTAAAACATCATTTTCATTAGTCACTTGCAGACCTACATTAAAAATATTGTTTTTATATTCATTTTTAATGTCTGATAATTTGCCGTCTAATATTTTTTCTGACTGATGTATAAGTGCTATATACTCACACAATTCCTCTACAGACTCCATACGATGAGTAGAAAATATAATAGAAGCACCTTGTTCTTTTAAATGAAGAATTTCATCTTTAATAATGTTAGCGTTAATAGGATCAAAACCACTAAAAGGCTCATCAAAAATTAATAATTTTGGTTGATGAAGTACAGTTACTACAAACTGTATTTTTTGCGCCATACCTTTAGATAATTCTTGCACTTTTTTATTCCACCAATCTCCTATATCTAACCTATCAAACCAATATTTAAGTCGTTTTGTTGCCTCTGCTTTAGATAAGCCTTTTAACTGAGCCAAATACAAAGCTTGCTCACCAACCTTCATACTTTTATACAAACCCCTTTCTTCAGGCAAATAACCAATAGTAGCAATATGTTCAGGTTTTAAAGGTTCACCATCAAAAAAAACAGCTCCCGTATCTGGAAAGGTAATCTGATTTATAATACGTATTAGCGTAGTTTTTCCTGCGCCATTTGGCCCTAGCAGACCATATATACAATTCTTAGGAATTTCTAAGGAAACATTGTTTAGGGCTGTGTGGTCTCCAAATTTTTTAGAAACACCTTTTGCCGCCAAAATAGTATTCATTTTCACAATTTTTTCAAAGATAGATAAATGGTAGCATATAAAAATAAAACCCACCCTTATTTACATAAGGATGGGAAAAAAAATGAGCAGCAACAAGTACTGCCCAGTATTTTAAATATGCTTAAGAGAACATATCTTTTACTTTCTCAAAAAAAGATTTGTCTGATTTTTCAGGCTGAGGAGTAAAGTTTTCACTATCTCTCATACGCTCAAAAAACTCTCTTTGCTCTTTATTTAACCCTTTTGGTGTCCAAACATTTACGTGTACTAAAAGGTCTCCGCTACCATAGCCATTTAGACTTGTAATACCTTTACCTCTTAAGCGTAAAATTTTACCAGATTGTATACCTTCTTCTAGCTTTATACGCACTTTACCACCAACAGCATCAATCTCTTTAGAAGTACCCAAAACTGCTTCAGGAATACTTATGTATAAATCATAATGCAAGTTATCTCCTTCTCTTTTTAAAGTGCTGTGTTCTTCAGTCTCTATAAGTACAATAAGGTCTCCGTTTACACCGTTACCAGGAGCACTATTACCTTTACCAGGTACTTTTAACTGCATACCATCTTCTACACCACCAGGTATTTTAATAGATACCGTTTCTTCTTTTGCAATTAAACCTTGTGCATCTGCACCAGCTGGTTTTTTATCTATAATTTGACCACTACCACCACAAGTGCTACAAGTAGCAGAAGTTTGCATTCTTCCTAAAATAGTATTTGCAATTTTAGTAACCTGACCAGAGCCGTTACACGTAGTACACGTGTTATATGTAACACCGTCTGCTTGTACCTTACGTTTAACTTTAACCTTTTTTTCTACGCCATTAGCCACTTCTTCTAAAGTTAACTTAACTCTAATTCTTAAATTAGAACCTTTAACTCTACGTTGGCCGCCTCCGCCAAAACCGCCAAAGCCGCCACTAAAGCCGCCTCCGCCAAAGATATCTCCAAACTGACTAAAGATATCATCCATATTCATACCGCCGAAGCCGCCGCCGCCACCGCCAGCACCACCTTCAAAGGCTGCGTGACCGTATTGATCATATCTTGCTTTTTTATCAGGATCACTTAAAATTTCATATGCTTCTGCTGCTTTTTTAAACATCTCCTCTGCTTTAGCATCACCAGGATTTTTATCTGGATGAAATTCTATAGCCTTTTTACGGTATGCTTTTTTTATTTCTGCTGCAGTTGCATTTTTAGTAATGCCTAATATGCTGTAAAAATCTTCTTTCATTTTTTATTTTTAGTTCCCAACAACAACTTTTGGGTGACGAATAATTTTATCTCCTAACGTAAATCCTTTTTCTATTACGTCTATAATTTTCCCTTTTAACTTTTCATCAGGGGCAGGTATTTGCGTAATAGCTTCGTGTACGTCAGCATCAAACGCGTCACCTTGTACTACTTCTATTTCTAATAATCCTTTTCCTTTTAAAGTCTCTTTAAATTTATTTTGTATAAGCTCTACACCGGTAACTAGCTCTTTATCTTCAGACTTAGAAATTTCTTTCATAGCTCTGTCAAAATCATCCATAACCGGAAGCATAGACACTATAACTTCTTGACCTGCTGTTTTAAACAAGTCCATACGTTCTTTAGATGTTCTTTTTTTATAGTTTTCAAACTCAGCAAACAAACGTAAAAACTTATCTTTTTCTTTAGCTAAGTCTTGTTGCAATTGTTCTTCAACAGACAACTCTACCGTTTCTTCTTCAGTAGTTTCTGTACTTTCCTTAACTTCTTCAGCAGCTTTATTTATTTTTTCTTCTTGTGCTACTTCTTCAGCTTTATCTTTTTTACTCATTATATGCTAATGTTTAATATCTTGAAAATTAAGATGGCAAAAGTACTGCCATTTCTTTAAAAATGTCAAAATGTCACTAAACTTTATTAAAAATAATATTATAGCTTGGTTGCTCTAAGCATTTCTCTTTTTCCTGGAGGTCCTGGCAAGCGTTCTACTTTAAAACCAACTGCCAACATTGCACGCCTAACACTACCTTTAGCCGCATAAGTTACCAACACCCCATTAGTTTGCAATGCGTTGTACATAATACCAAAAATGTTTTCTGTCCAAAGTTCTGGCTGTACCCTAGCTCCAAAAGCATCAAAATATATAAGGTTGTATGCTTCTTTATCTGTGATGTCTAAAAAATTTTGCTCTCTTTTTAGCAGGTTAAAATTTGGTAATATGTCTGTTTTAACCTCCCAATTTACATTGTGCATTTTATTAAATACATCTTCAAAATTAGAAGCATTTAATTGCGCTATATAATTGAGCTCTGCAACTTCTTCTGCTTCTACAGGATATGCCTCTACCCCTGTATAATCTATATTTAAATTGCTTTTTGGTGCCTCAATTGCCGTAATTATAGCATTTAGTCCAGTTCCAAAACCAATTTCTAAAATAGAAACAGGCTCATCCTTAAATAAAGATAAGCCGTGTTTTATAAATACGTGATAAGCTTCTTGTACTGCCCCGTGTATAGAGTGGTACTGTTCGTTCCAATCCTCTATTTGTATGGTTTTAGAACCATCACCTGTTGTTATTATTTTACGTTTCAAATATTTACTCTTTTAAAAGCACTCCGTCTGCCTCAAACCTATATGTTTTTTTAGGAGTTGTAATTTGTGCTATTTCTTCTTTAGTTGCTCCACCATCTTCTGCATAGTGTTGTTGTTCATCTACAGACATTTGCTCAATAAAAGCTTTTCCGTTTACTACAACTTCCTTACCAGTTATATCTTTTGGCATAAAAAAGCCATAGTCTTTAAATTTTACCATAGCTTGCTCACCATCTCCTAAATCTAACTTCATCCAACAGCCTTTAGACTGACAAACATCTAATACCTTACCTGTAAATTTTGTTGTTACCGTATCTGCAACTGCTAAATTATGGTATACAGATGCCATTTCTTTAGTAACTTTAGCATTATCTTTTGTGATTTTTTCACCAAAAGATGCTAATTCTTCTGTTTTTTGCTCAGGTTCCTGAACTACGGTTTCTTTTTTTGCCTCTTTGCAAGACATAAACAATAAAATTACTACAAGCAAAATGTTAAAACTTTTCATATCTGATAAAATTTAGTGATAGATTGCAAATTTGAACATTTTTAATCTAAAAAAGAAGCACTAGTACTGATAATTGATTAATTTTATGAACTTAAATTCTGAATACTATGGATGTTACTACAAACCAAATTAGTGTAGAAAAAACAAAAAACACTAAAATTAACGATGTTGATTTTAATAATCTTTCGTTTGGAAGTATTTATATGGATCATATGTTGGTCTGTGATTACAAAAATGGCGCCTGGGAAGCTCCTAAAGTTGTGCCTTATCAGCCAATTTCTTTAGACCCTTCTGCTAAAATTTTTCACTACGGGCAATCTATTTTCGAAGGAATGAAAGCTTACAAGGATGAGCAAGACACCATTTGGATGTTTCGTCCTCTAGACAACCATAAACGTTTAAACTTATCTGCTAAAAGATTAGCTATCCCAGAAATTCCTGAAAACTACTTTATGGAAGGCCTTAAGGCTTTATTAAAGACAGATAGTGATTGGATTCCTCAATCTCCAGGAAGCTCTTTATACATTAGACCTTTTATTTTTGCTACCGGATTAGGCTTCCACGCATCTCCTGCAGATGAATACAAGTTTGTTATTTGTGGCGCCCCTTCTGGATCTTATTTTTCTGGCGAAGTAAAAGTACTTATTGAAGAAACTTACTCTAGATCTGCAAATGGTGGTGTTGGTTTTGCTAAAGCAGGTGGTAACTATGCTGGACAATTTTACCCAACTAAACTTGCACAGGACAAAGGATACCAACAAGTAATTTGGACAGATGACAATACGCATGAGTACATTGAAGAAGCTGGTGCTATGAATGTTTTTGTACGTATTAATGATACTCTTTTAACGTGCCCAACTAGTGACCGCATACTAGATGGTATTACACGTAAAAGTATTTTAAAAATTGCTGAAGACGAAGGTATTAAAACCGAAGTACGTAAAATAAAAGTACAAGAATTAGTAGACGCTGCTAAAGATGGTAGTTTAAAAGAAATGTTTGGTGCAGGTACTGCTGCTGTAATTTCTCCTATTGCAGGTTTTGGTTTTAGAGATAATGACTATATGTTACCTACTAACCTAGAAAACAGTTACGCTACTTTATTAAAAGACCGTATTACTAGCATACAATACAATAAAGCTGAAGATAAATTTGGATGGCGTTTTAAGGTTGAATAACCTTATGTTACCTATATAATATAATAAAAAAGTGCCTTATTAGGCACTTTTTTTATTTTTTAAGAATAGCTTCTATACTTGGCCTAAAGTAGTTAGGCCCTTTTAATATTTTACCGTCTTCTCTGTAAACTGGTTTACCATCTGCACCTAGCTTACTCATATTACTTTGCTGTATTTCATCAAAAACCTCTTCAATTTTATACTGCATACCATGCTCTAATATAGTACCACATAAAATATACAGCATATCACCTAAAGCATCTGCTACTTCAACCATATCATTATTATTAGCCGCTTCTAAGTACTCCTTATTTTCTTCATCCATAAGGTTAAAGCGCAATAAATTTTTTTGCTGTCCTAAATCTGCTTTTAATTCTTCAGAAACCCCAGCTCCAAAAGATTTATGAAATAACTCTACCGCTTTAAGTTTATTTTTCATTTGTATAATTTTACGTTAGTTTTGCACAAAAATAGAAATATGTTTACCACCGGACAATATATATTTGCCGCTCTTTTTGTTATTGTTTTTACTATTATTATTGTAATTACATATAAAAGAGACAAAAAATTACATTTAAAAAACTATTCTGGTGTAAAATGGGTAGCCATTACCTTTATTATCTTCATAATTTCATTGTTTATTATTAAGCATTTTCTAAAAAATTAACGAATTTTTATCGTTCACCACAAAAATCAAGCAACACACAACAAAAACTAGGCTTTCTTCGTTATAGTGTAAGAAAAACCGTATTTTTGCGTTGTATTGATAACAAATTCTGTTTAATGACAATTTTTCTTAACATTTTATTTATTTTAGTGGCTGTAAATGCCTTACTTTTAGTGTTTAGCGTTAACCGTAACAATGCTAAAGCAAAAAAATCTGTTAACAAACCTACAGCAGAAACAACAGCTAAAGTATACCCACTTAATATTATCTCTACAAAATACAAAAAAGCAATATAGTTTTTTACCTTTGTAAGGTATGAAACAGTTGTTACTTGTTTTTTTAGGAGGAGGTGTAGGTAGTGTATTGCGTTTTCTTATTAGCAAAACACTAAATAGTTCATTTCAACCCTACTTTTTAGGAACCTTTTTAGTTAATATATTAGGCAGTTTACTTATTGGCTTTATAATAGGACTAACTTTAAAAGGTAATTACCTTACAGAAAACCAAGCATTATTATTAGCTACTGGATTTTGTGGAGGCTTTACTACATTTTCTACTTTTGCATTAGAAAACCAATCTCTATTAAAAAATGGCGATCTTTTGCATTTTACTTTTTATACCTTATTAAGTATCTCTATTGGTATTTTTGCCGTAATAGGCGGTTTATGGATTTCTAAATCCATATAATATTTCATAAAAAATCTTTTTTTATTCAACAATACACGTAAATAGCAATATTTTTTGCTGTAATACCCCGTCATATCCTATTTTTTTTCATTTATCAAATATCATTTTAACAAAAAATTAAAATATAATTACAATACCCCTATTTAAAATAGGGGTTATTTTATTTATATCATAAAAATTAAATAAGTACCCATAAAAAATATGGGGTATAATTCATTATTAAATACATTTACCCTGTAATTAACTAAACGATATGAAAAAAATTGAAGCAATTATTAGAAAATCTCAATTTGATGATGTAAAAAAAGCATTACACCAAATTGAAGTGAATTTTTTTAGTTACTGGGATGTAACTGGAGTAGGAAATGAAAAACAAGGACACGTATACAGAGGAATATCTTACAGCACAACTGATATTCAAAGAAGATACCTATCTATTATAGTTTCAGATGAGTTTTTAGAAAAAACTGTAAATACAATTTTAGAATCTGCTTACACAGGCAATGTAGGTGACGGAAAAATATTTGTATCTGAAATTATAGATGCATACCGCATTAGAACCAAAGAAAACGGTCACGCAGGAATAAACTAACCAAACCAAGACACTATTAAAAAATTAGAATTATGATTAACGAACAACAAGAAGCACTAAGTAAAGCTGTTGAAAGTATCAACAGTGATATGGGTGCATTATGGATAACAATAGCTGCCATTTTAGTATTTTTTATGCAAGCTGGTTTTACATTAGTAGAAGTTGGCTTTACACGCAGTAAAAACTCTGGTAACATAATAATGAAAAACATTATGGACCTTTGCGTAGGTTCCTTAATGTTCTGGGCTGTAGGTTACGGAATTATGTATGGTAGCGATACTGTTTTAGGCGGATTTTTTAGATTAAGCCCAGCAGAACAAGGGTATTTCTTCTTTTCTGCAGACGATTGGTACAACTTATTTTTTCAAACAGTATTTTGCGCAACTGCAGCTACAATTGTATCTGGAGCTATAGCAGGGCGTACTAAATTCTCTACTTACCTTATATATTCTGCCATATTAACAACAATTATATACCCTATTTCTGGTAGCTGGTACTGGCCATTTGATGATGATGCATGGTTAAATGTTGCTGGTTTTGTAGACTTTGCCGGTTCTTCTGTAGTACACGCAGTTGGTGGTGGCGCAGCTTTAGTTGCTGCAATTATGGTTGGCCCACGTATTGGCAAATATACAGATGGTAAAGTAAACGTAATTCCAGGACATAATATGATTCTTGGTGCATTAGGTGTATTTATCCTATGGTTGGGTTGGTTTGGCTTTAATGGCGGATCTCAACTTGCATGGGGTGGATCTGATACTGTTGCTACTGGTAGTGTAATTATAAACACAAACTTAGCGGCTGCTATTGGTGCTGTTGCAGCCTTATTTTTTACTTGGATTAAATACGGTAAACCAGATATTTCTATGACACTAAATGGCGCACTAGCTGGTTTAGTTGGTATTACTGCTGGCTGTGGAGCTGTTAACGCTTGGGGCGCACTTGCAATAGGCTTAGTTTGCGGTATAGCCGTAGTACTTTCTATAGAAGGCATAGATAAAAAATTAAAAATTGATGATCCAGTAGGAGCTATATCTGTGCATGGAGTATGCGGATTTATAGGTACCGTGTTAGTAGGTGTATTTGCTATAGATGGCGGACTAATAAATGGTGGTGGCGCTAGCTTATTACTAGTACAAACTTACGGTTCTTTAGCTTACATATTATGGGCTGTTATTACAACATTTATCGTCTTATTTATATTAAAGAAAACTATTGGATTAAGAGTTTCTAAACAAGAAGAATTAGAAGGTTTAGATGTGCATGAACATGATATAGAAGTTTATCCAGAGTTTACAACTACAGAAAAATAAACACAAGAAACAAAAACGGAGCGTTTTGCAGAACGCTCCGTCACAAAATGTTTCAACAACAAAAAATAAAATCACTAACAAACCCCTTATAATAAAGGGTTTACAATTTATTTGATATGAAATTGAATACGACAACAAATTACTTAAAAAAATTATCATTTTCAATAATGATGTTATCCTCTGCATTAATATTTGCTCAGGAAGAAGAAGAAAAAAAATTAGAAATTAGCGGGTCTGTTGATGCTTACTTTAGAACAAATTTAAGCGCAGATGATAATGCAGAAGCTAACGGATTAATAAGCCCTCTAACTTCTTTTGCTAATGAAACTGGTTTTGCACTTGGTATGGCAAACATTATTGCTAGTTATGAAGGTGAAAAAACTGGAGCAGTAGCAGATCTTGTTTTTGGACCAAGAGGAGAACAAGCTATTACCGGTTTAAATGTTAACCAATTGTATGCATACTGGAATGTAAGCGAAGGAACAAAGTTAACAATGGGACGTTTTAATACGTATTTAGGATATGAGGTTATTTCTCCTGTAGGTAATTTTAACTACAGCACGTCTCACTTATTCTCTAGCGGGCCTTTTTCTCATACTGGTTTAAAAGCAGATTTTACATTATCTGATGATTTTAGCTTAATGCTTGCTGTAATGAATGTTACAGATGTAGATAATAATTTAACTAGCCAATATGCTCTTGGAGCACAATTAGGTTATGCTGGTCAATATTTAAATCTTTATTATGACGATAAAGCAAACCTAGGTTTTGAGATTGACTATACAGGTGGTTTTGATTTATCTGATAGTTTTTATCTAGGTATAAATGGTGCTTACGCTGATAATGATGGTAATGGTTTTGCTGGCGTTGCATTATACCCACAAATTAAGGCATCAGAAACTGCTTCTTTTGGATTAAGAGGTGAGTATTTTACACAAATTGTTGATGGTTTAGATGATGAGCCTAGCGTATTTGCAACTACTTTAACTGGTAGTTTCACTGTTGAAGATTTAACAATTAAACCAGAGGTTAGATTAGATGCTTGGAGTAATAACGAACCGTTTTTTAATAACGACGGAGATCCTTCAAAAAGCTTATCTACCTTTTTAATTGCAGCAGTTTATTCTTTTTAAAAAAATTAAGTTTAGTTTATAGTTTGGTTGTTGAAGAAAGTCTAGTTTGTGCGCTAGGCTTTCTTCTTTTTTAGTGCTCTTTGTTAAAGGCTTTTACCCCTGCTCTAACCTCTGTGTCTAATGTATTTACAAGTGGTACTACTGGGCAAGAATACTTTTTACTATAAGCACAATAAGGATTGTATGCCCTATTAAAATCTACCATAATAAAATCTTCATCTGGCTCAGATAACTCTATATATCTTCCTCCTCCATACGTTTCTTTACCATTTGTATTATCTAAAAAAGGCAAAAACAAATGATCTTTATATTTTTCTTGCTTTATTAATTGTTGGTTTTGATATACTTCTAGTTGTAAATCTTTACCATTTAATTTAAAAAACAATCTACCGTATAATTTATATTCTTGATTTTGGTTTGTTGTAGTTGGCATTAAAAATGGAGTTGCACCTAAAGCCAACTCTAACCTTGCTTTTACCACATAATTTGTATCTGGCTCAAAAAAATCTAGTCCTTCAAAATCTTTTCTGTATTTATTAGGCAACGGAGAGGTTTTTGCATCTTTATACTCATCATTTAACTTTTTATGATACTCTAGAATACCTTTTAGCTTGTCAGATTTTGTTGCTGCTATTTTTTCTTCAACCTCATTTGTATGATACTTCTTTTGCCCATTACAACTTAACAACATCATTACAAATAAAAATACTGTATACCTCATTATATTACATTAAATTAATACAGTAAAAATACAACTTATTACTTTTTTACTTGGCTTTGTTTTACAATAAAAGAAAAATGCAAAGACTTTCAATGTATAAATCTGTGGCTATCTGTACCTTAAAAAGGTGCCAGCGCTGCTGTATTTAATATTGAAATAGATATATTATACTAATACTAAGCCTGGCGAAAAAATCACCAGGCTTTTTTTATATACCAACCAAAATGAAAAAACTTTACACAAACTATATAGACTCATTTAAGGGGCTATCTAAAGAAGTATGGTGGCTATCACTCATTACCCTTATAAACAGAGCAGGCACAATGGTTATTCCTTTTTTATCGCTTTATTTAAAAAACGATGTTGGACTAACTTTTGAAAATGTAGGTGTTGTAATGTCTTGCTTTGGAGCTGGCTCATTAATTGGCTCTTGGCTTGGAGGTACATTAACTGATAAATTTGGCTACTACAAAGTAATGCTCTTTAGTTTATTTACGAGTGGTATATTATTTATTGGTCTTCAATTTTTACACGATTATTATAGTATTTGCGCAGGCATTTTTATACTTATGATTGTTGCAGATTGTTTTAGACCCGCTGCTTTTGTTGCCTTAATTGCTTATAGTAAACCAGAAAATAAAACTAGATCTGTTACACTAATTAGACTTGCCATTAACCTTGGGTTTTCTGCTGGTCCGGCTTTGGGCGGTATTATAATTACATCTTTAGGCTATATTGGTCTTTTTTGGGTAGACGGAATAACCTGCGTATTGGCCAGTATTTTATTGCTTATTGTTTTAAATCCTATAAAAGCACGAGTTATGGATAGTTCCAAAAACGAAAGTCCAAAATCTGCATACACAGACGGTTACTACTGGGTATTTATTGCTGCTATGGTACTTTTTGGATTTTGCTTTGTACAGTATTTTTCTACCGTACCAGTATATTACAGTGATGCCTATAAACTTAGCGAATTTAAAATAGGACTTTTACTTGCTATGAATGGTTTTTTAATTTTTGCTTTTGAAATGCCATTAATTAAATACCTAGAAAAACTTAACCACTCCAAAGTTACTTATGTAATTTTTGGGCTAATATTAGTTGGTTTAAGCTTTGCATTGCTAAATATTTTTTCATGGGTTGGAATTTTAGTTGTTGGAATGTTACTAATGACTATTGGCGAAATGATTGCCTTTCCGTTTTCTAACGCAATTGCTATGGAGCGTTCTAAACGTGGCAAACAAGGAGAATATATGGCACTGTATAGTATAGCTTTTTCAATATCACACATTTTTGCTCACAATTAC carries:
- the mnmD gene encoding tRNA (5-methylaminomethyl-2-thiouridine)(34)-methyltransferase MnmD, which translates into the protein MKRKIITTGDGSKTIQIEDWNEQYHSIHGAVQEAYHVFIKHGLSLFKDEPVSILEIGFGTGLNAIITAIEAPKSNLNIDYTGVEAYPVEAEEVAELNYIAQLNASNFEDVFNKMHNVNWEVKTDILPNFNLLKREQNFLDITDKEAYNLIYFDAFGARVQPELWTENIFGIMYNALQTNGVLVTYAAKGSVRRAMLAVGFKVERLPGPPGKREMLRATKL
- a CDS encoding nucleoside triphosphate pyrophosphohydrolase family protein translates to MKNKLKAVELFHKSFGAGVSEELKADLGQQKNLLRFNLMDEENKEYLEAANNNDMVEVADALGDMLYILCGTILEHGMQYKIEEVFDEIQQSNMSKLGADGKPVYREDGKILKGPNYFRPSIEAILKK
- a CDS encoding DUF4920 domain-containing protein translates to MKSFNILLVVILLFMSCKEAKKETVVQEPEQKTEELASFGEKITKDNAKVTKEMASVYHNLAVADTVTTKFTGKVLDVCQSKGCWMKLDLGDGEQAMVKFKDYGFFMPKDITGKEVVVNGKAFIEQMSVDEQQHYAEDGGATKEEIAQITTPKKTYRFEADGVLLKE
- the dnaJ gene encoding molecular chaperone DnaJ, with the protein product MKEDFYSILGITKNATAAEIKKAYRKKAIEFHPDKNPGDAKAEEMFKKAAEAYEILSDPDKKARYDQYGHAAFEGGAGGGGGGFGGMNMDDIFSQFGDIFGGGGFSGGFGGFGGGGQRRVKGSNLRIRVKLTLEEVANGVEKKVKVKRKVQADGVTYNTCTTCNGSGQVTKIANTILGRMQTSATCSTCGGSGQIIDKKPAGADAQGLIAKEETVSIKIPGGVEDGMQLKVPGKGNSAPGNGVNGDLIVLIETEEHSTLKREGDNLHYDLYISIPEAVLGTSKEIDAVGGKVRIKLEEGIQSGKILRLRGKGITSLNGYGSGDLLVHVNVWTPKGLNKEQREFFERMRDSENFTPQPEKSDKSFFEKVKDMFS
- a CDS encoding branched-chain amino acid aminotransferase, which translates into the protein MDVTTNQISVEKTKNTKINDVDFNNLSFGSIYMDHMLVCDYKNGAWEAPKVVPYQPISLDPSAKIFHYGQSIFEGMKAYKDEQDTIWMFRPLDNHKRLNLSAKRLAIPEIPENYFMEGLKALLKTDSDWIPQSPGSSLYIRPFIFATGLGFHASPADEYKFVICGAPSGSYFSGEVKVLIEETYSRSANGGVGFAKAGGNYAGQFYPTKLAQDKGYQQVIWTDDNTHEYIEEAGAMNVFVRINDTLLTCPTSDRILDGITRKSILKIAEDEGIKTEVRKIKVQELVDAAKDGSLKEMFGAGTAAVISPIAGFGFRDNDYMLPTNLENSYATLLKDRITSIQYNKAEDKFGWRFKVE
- a CDS encoding nucleotide exchange factor GrpE, which encodes MSKKDKAEEVAQEEKINKAAEEVKESTETTEEETVELSVEEQLQQDLAKEKDKFLRLFAEFENYKKRTSKERMDLFKTAGQEVIVSMLPVMDDFDRAMKEISKSEDKELVTGVELIQNKFKETLKGKGLLEIEVVQGDAFDADVHEAITQIPAPDEKLKGKIIDVIEKGFTLGDKIIRHPKVVVGN
- a CDS encoding ABC transporter permease, with amino-acid sequence MGKLGLIIKREYLAKVKNKSFIIMTFLSPILMVGMVALVLYLAMLNDSDKRVITVLNESSFFTEDFNNTESTSVVRLKNLSLEQAKDSTEQLGYYGLVFIPNGNTLEEVANSAYFFSKESPTDGFLDDLEDIFQYRLKQKRLEQLGVSQEQYSAISKNFSIHTATFQGKENLKGLNELNAIIGGGFGYLIMMFIIIYGSFVMRSVIEEKTSRVIEVIISSVKPFQLMMGKIIGTSLAGVTQFIIWVVSGSLLFLIVFLVFDLDVGALQNGGANLPQAQAMQMANSSMPNDMQKYADMFVQIPWVSLFSFFLVYFVLGYLIYSSIYAAIGAAVDNETDTQQFMLPVISPLMLAIYVGFISVFSNPHGPVAVGFSLFPLTSPIVMLMRLSSGIGEGGVPIWQLVVSIALLIVTFLSIVWLAAKIYRIGILMYGKKPSYKDLYKWLKY
- a CDS encoding ABC transporter ATP-binding protein, which codes for MNTILAAKGVSKKFGDHTALNNVSLEIPKNCIYGLLGPNGAGKTTLIRIINQITFPDTGAVFFDGEPLKPEHIATIGYLPEERGLYKSMKVGEQALYLAQLKGLSKAEATKRLKYWFDRLDIGDWWNKKVQELSKGMAQKIQFVVTVLHQPKLLIFDEPFSGFDPINANIIKDEILHLKEQGASIIFSTHRMESVEELCEYIALIHQSEKILDGKLSDIKNEYKNNIFNVGLQVTNENDVLKKLEEKHKIWTPSYNVQDEQLNFKIQLPSNDTGALLGYLSEKGKVNHFVETIPSANDIFIQTVKSKTK